The Gemmatimonadota bacterium region TCCCCTAACTTGCGAAACAGAGGGGCAAGGGTTTGTTCTGCGTGTATGCCATAGGGACAATCTGCCATCACAAATAGCTCGACGAGAGGGCGACCATTTTGGCTCTGTTCTGTTTCACCATGCCCTGTATCCAATTTGGTTATTGCGTGAGAGGACCCGTGTCCCTTGTGATTTACTTCCGCCAGCATATCGGCAAATCGGGTGTCAAAGTCCGGCGTCTGGTTTGCATCGTGACAGCGCTGGCACAAATCGGGAGATGGTGTGCGACGGATATTGCGGATTTCTGGACGCCGAGCGTGTTGTTCACCAGGTCCGTGGCACACTTCGCATTGCACATTTGTAAGTCGTTTGGCATCTTTGCCAATTTGGAATCCCGTGGGATATCCAAATCCCGTTGTATGACACGTTACGCAGTCGGGCTGATAGTGTTTTTGTTTTTGCAACAAGCGATTAAATGCATTTGCATGATGTGACTGTTCCCAGTCTGCAACCTCGGCAGCATGGCAACCTTTACACGTTTCTACCCCGACATATCTATTGGTGCCCTGACGCACCTGTTCTTCCAGTGCAAATCCTGCAAATCTCGGTCGTGCCGTCTGCTGCAGTGCAGAATTTTTTTGAACCAGATTGTAGAATTCATCCACGAGTCGCTTCACTGTGCGGTCTTCGCCAATGGATTCTGAGAGCAATACAGAGGTGATTTGTTCTGTTTTCACCCGTCCATTTTCTACGTTTAAGGTCGCCTGACCAATTGCTTTGCCCTGGGGGTGGGTGCCCAGCAACAGGGTATTGCCGATTCGATGGGTTGCCTCGGTTGATCGCGTGCTGATCACGACATCTATATCGGCAATATTTTTTACGAGGTCGCGTTCTGCCTCTCGCTCCAAATCGCTCAATATAACTATGAGATCGGTCTTTTGACGCACAGATGCAACTGCTTCCTGGATGCCTTCGAGCCGGACATCTATGCCATCGGGCATATTTATATGCGAGGCACCCGTCCCCATTGCCATACCGTGTACTTCAATCTCCCGTTCACCCGCCACACCTATGACACCTACTCGCACATCGCCCGCGTCCAGAATTTGCACGGGCGCACCCATTTGTACGCCATTTATCTTTAAGTTTGCACTTACAAATGGAACGCCGATCGAATCGCGCATGGTTTCAAAGAACACTTGTCCAAACCGCAATTCTCCCACACCGACATTGGCCGCGTCGTAATGGATGGCTTTCATGGCTTTCAAATGTATTTTGCAACGCAATTGGTCCAATACGGTATCGCCAGCAAATAGACCGCCAGCATCTAATAACAGGGCATTGGGGTACGATAGCTTTATGTCATTTACCATTGTTGCACGCCGTGCAATGCCGCCGAGTTGGTTATCCGCGCAGCCACACACTTCCAGGAAGCTCTGTGTGTCTCCTGTATAAAGCAATACGACTTCTGCCGCTCTACTTTGCCCGATGAGACAAAAGACAGCTAATAGGAGACAGAAAACAAAGGGTGATCTTTCACAATCCCATTTGTGTCCATTTGTGTCCATCTGTGGTTGCTTTCTGTTTTCTGAATTTTACCTGTAAAAAAAGGCCCGATATTTCATCGGGCCTTTAAATACCATTTTATACGGTTACTCTACCAGGCCCAGCCTGCTCCAACGGATTTTTTGAAAAATATTCCACAGTGGCTTTTGGCTATCCCAGGAATAATAAATAAATAAGGGGTGTGCCTTTACTTT contains the following coding sequences:
- a CDS encoding multiheme c-type cytochrome, with the protein product MLYTGDTQSFLEVCGCADNQLGGIARRATMVNDIKLSYPNALLLDAGGLFAGDTVLDQLRCKIHLKAMKAIHYDAANVGVGELRFGQVFFETMRDSIGVPFVSANLKINGVQMGAPVQILDAGDVRVGVIGVAGEREIEVHGMAMGTGASHINMPDGIDVRLEGIQEAVASVRQKTDLIVILSDLEREAERDLVKNIADIDVVISTRSTEATHRIGNTLLLGTHPQGKAIGQATLNVENGRVKTEQITSVLLSESIGEDRTVKRLVDEFYNLVQKNSALQQTARPRFAGFALEEQVRQGTNRYVGVETCKGCHAAEVADWEQSHHANAFNRLLQKQKHYQPDCVTCHTTGFGYPTGFQIGKDAKRLTNVQCEVCHGPGEQHARRPEIRNIRRTPSPDLCQRCHDANQTPDFDTRFADMLAEVNHKGHGSSHAITKLDTGHGETEQSQNGRPLVELFVMADCPYGIHAEQTLAPLFRKLGDQIDFHLYFIADEANTTKNVASPPPAARPTQTTQPGCQATTSTGSGRFRSLHGDREIAEGIRQTVVMSLYPDRFWDYILWRNKSGIATDWRICATQVNMDADKIAELSESDAGEALFAENIRRANLLGINASPTLRVNGRDVKTSSHEVAQFICRNDKNLPFCADVPECLSDRDCVHSDKVGLCLNGGTPQARCEVRDPIPFQTTILNDATCAVCDTYSFIRSTLSLFPGAEFQTVDVNSEIGQNLMARYRLDRVPAYVLNSEFEKTAHFNRFAHLMQRVGDHFVPTVLLTPIARVFQGQNIDGMDLFMDVNVSPALQIAERLLQWGKKVQASERLRLHFVGNDKQNALFRQAQKVAPERMIDLLLCHKQKASSDTSSVENCLKQMGIDVSGKDNRAEIHATARALGVIPTRSPTVVIDGRFVVQAEGLKQIEAIFYRLHPKLLQRDRNTAQRSGVK